One Paenibacillus riograndensis SBR5 DNA segment encodes these proteins:
- a CDS encoding GGDEF domain-containing protein, with the protein MHIPPPAPRQTYWNRMILNAFWLVLLVHLLTQTVISLSMQGDDPRLSGKSYLFGNVLLPDIMILGTLLVLEAIYKWRPLLSEISNVAASHLIAIVMILNLSDVFYVKPLIMLIPLLVSMLYLRSTYLKATSILCVTYMILLLLDTSVYDNSLRIQNMIIAFILTGTALAGFALIARGRDLMQSLESSLKSEQDLRIQNIIMDRLSKVDPLTELYNHKTFHEYLGWLIEHQQSNPFPMQLAVLDIDNFKKVNDQYGHWVGDIVLRQVAGIVLKHIGADDFAARYGGEEFVVILTAKPLEDSRRIMTQILHGIAALPVAEMDGNSVTVSIGMHDYAGTDSKSSTFQQADDALYEAKKTGKNKIVVV; encoded by the coding sequence ATGCATATCCCACCACCTGCTCCTCGCCAAACGTATTGGAACCGCATGATCCTCAACGCTTTCTGGCTGGTACTGCTTGTCCATCTGCTCACTCAGACCGTAATCTCTTTGTCCATGCAGGGGGATGATCCCAGGTTATCGGGCAAAAGCTACCTGTTCGGCAATGTACTGCTGCCCGACATTATGATACTGGGAACCCTGCTTGTACTTGAGGCCATTTATAAATGGCGCCCCCTGTTATCGGAAATTTCCAATGTTGCCGCAAGCCATTTGATCGCGATAGTGATGATCTTAAATTTAAGTGATGTTTTCTATGTGAAGCCGCTTATCATGCTAATCCCTTTGCTGGTATCCATGCTCTATTTGAGAAGCACCTACTTGAAAGCCACTTCCATTTTATGTGTGACGTACATGATCCTGCTGCTGTTGGATACTTCAGTCTATGATAATAGCTTGCGCATCCAGAATATGATCATCGCATTCATCTTGACCGGAACTGCACTTGCGGGTTTTGCCCTCATTGCCCGGGGGCGTGATCTGATGCAGTCTCTGGAGAGCTCGCTGAAATCGGAGCAGGATTTGCGCATCCAGAATATCATCATGGACCGCCTGTCGAAGGTTGATCCTTTGACCGAACTGTATAACCACAAGACCTTTCACGAATATCTGGGCTGGCTGATTGAGCATCAGCAGAGCAATCCTTTTCCCATGCAGCTGGCGGTGCTGGACATCGATAACTTCAAAAAAGTAAATGATCAGTACGGGCACTGGGTCGGAGACATTGTGCTGAGACAGGTTGCCGGGATCGTGCTGAAGCATATCGGCGCAGATGATTTCGCCGCCAGGTATGGTGGCGAAGAATTCGTTGTGATTCTGACCGCCAAGCCGCTGGAGGATTCCCGCAGGATCATGACGCAGATTCTTCACGGCATTGCCGCATTGCCTGTTGCCGAGATGGATGGAAACTCCGTAACCGTCAGCATTGGCATGCATGACTATGCCGGAACAGACTCCAAAAGCTCTACCTTTCAGCAGGCGGACGATGCGCTGTACGAGGCTAAAAAAACAGGAAAAAATAAAATTGTCGTTGTCTGA
- a CDS encoding NAD(P)/FAD-dependent oxidoreductase has translation MSKYDVIVVGAGPAGIFACYELTRKAPELKVLLVDKGHDIYRRNCPILEEKIKLCPPASGRKEFAGCLPACSITAGFGGAGAYSDGKFNITTEFGGWMTDYLAPSKVLELIQYVDAINLEHGATPVITDPTTESIRGIEQRGYAAGLKLLRAQVRHLGTEQNLEILKSIYEYLRVRIDMLFKTEVQDIVTVKEEGKHRVTGITLKNGESYAADKVMIAPGRDGSAWLTDVLKKRRLKMYNNQVDVGVRVETSDVVMREINEHLYEGKFIFNTSVGTRVRTFCSNPSGHVVVENHSGVMAANGHSYKDPALGSMNTNFALLVSHTFTEPFDKPNEYAREICKRANDLSSGGVIVQKYGDILRGRRSTETRIKEGFLEPTLKEAVPGDLGLVLPYNTMKSLIEMVEALEKVTPGIASEHTLFYGVEAKFYSARPKLTENLETEISGLYCGGDGAGITRGLAQAGAAGVWIARGMLG, from the coding sequence ATGAGTAAATATGATGTGATTGTCGTGGGTGCCGGACCGGCTGGAATTTTTGCCTGCTATGAATTGACGCGCAAGGCCCCTGAGCTTAAGGTGCTGCTGGTAGACAAAGGCCATGATATATACCGGCGCAATTGCCCGATTCTGGAGGAGAAAATCAAACTCTGCCCTCCGGCCTCGGGACGCAAGGAATTCGCCGGCTGTCTGCCTGCGTGTTCGATTACCGCCGGTTTTGGGGGAGCGGGCGCATACAGTGACGGAAAGTTCAATATCACCACTGAATTTGGCGGCTGGATGACAGATTATCTGGCACCCTCCAAAGTGCTGGAGCTGATCCAGTATGTAGATGCCATCAATCTGGAGCATGGGGCCACACCGGTAATTACCGATCCGACCACCGAAAGCATCCGGGGCATCGAGCAGCGGGGATACGCCGCCGGGCTTAAGCTGCTGCGGGCGCAGGTGCGTCATCTCGGCACAGAGCAGAACCTGGAAATCCTGAAATCCATATACGAATATTTGCGGGTACGGATCGATATGCTGTTCAAAACTGAGGTTCAGGATATTGTTACGGTTAAGGAAGAGGGCAAGCACCGGGTTACGGGCATTACACTGAAGAACGGCGAGAGCTATGCGGCGGACAAAGTGATGATCGCACCGGGGCGCGACGGGTCTGCTTGGCTGACGGATGTCCTGAAGAAGCGCCGGCTCAAGATGTACAACAATCAGGTCGATGTAGGTGTAAGGGTGGAAACCTCGGATGTCGTCATGAGAGAGATTAATGAGCATCTCTATGAAGGAAAGTTCATTTTTAATACATCTGTAGGCACGCGTGTCCGCACCTTTTGCAGCAATCCTTCCGGACATGTTGTTGTTGAGAACCACAGCGGCGTGATGGCGGCCAATGGCCATTCCTACAAGGACCCTGCGCTGGGTTCCATGAATACCAACTTTGCGCTGCTGGTCTCGCATACCTTCACGGAGCCTTTTGACAAGCCGAATGAATATGCCCGGGAAATCTGCAAGCGGGCCAATGATTTGTCCAGCGGCGGGGTCATTGTACAGAAATACGGGGATATCCTGCGCGGACGGCGCTCCACCGAAACCCGGATTAAAGAAGGCTTTCTGGAGCCTACGCTGAAGGAAGCGGTGCCTGGCGATCTCGGGCTGGTGCTGCCTTATAACACAATGAAGAGCCTGATCGAAATGGTGGAGGCCCTGGAAAAAGTCACTCCGGGCATCGCCTCCGAGCATACACTGTTCTATGGCGTGGAGGCCAAATTCTACTCGGCCCGTCCGAAGCTTACGGAGAACCTGGAAACTGAAATTTCAGGCCTCTACTGTGGCGGTGACGGCGCGGGCATCACCCGCGGCCTGGCCCAGGCCGGAGCGGCCGGGGTATGGATTGCGCGGGGAATGCTGGGGTAA